From one Choloepus didactylus isolate mChoDid1 chromosome 24, mChoDid1.pri, whole genome shotgun sequence genomic stretch:
- the LOC119519740 gene encoding olfactory receptor 2G3-like: MERENSTSGGGFILVGFSDQPGLERILFVFLLIIYLLTLMGNGTIILVSRLDPHLHTPMYFFLTHLSFIDLTHVTCISPQMLVNLGGPEKSISFAGCVVQLLITFGLGGTECVLLAMMAYDRYVAICQPLHYFTLMSPQLCWALASISWFLGFSNSLIHTPITMTLPRCGHHRINHFYCETPQMMQLACVDTTNYKKEFMILSSIFLVFPLSLILVSYGCIAHSVLRIQIPGRRQKAFGTCGSHLTVVSIFYSTIIYVYVAPKPKHSPDVTKFVALLYNLIPPLMNPIIYTLRNREVKEAIRKLVIQKQKRKNIHFS, translated from the coding sequence ATGGAGAGAGAAAATTCCACATCTGGAGGAGGCTTCATCCTGGTGGGCTTCTCAGATCAGCCAGGGCTAGAGAGGATCTTGTTTGTGTTCCTCTTGATAATCTACCTTCTAACACTCATGGGCAATGGAACCATCATTCTGGTCTCACGCCTGGACCCccatctccacacccccatgtatttcttcctcactCATCTCTCTTTTATTGACCTCACTCATGTAACTTGTATCAGCCCTCAGATGTTGGTCAATCTTGGGGGGCCAGAAAAATCCATAAGTTTTGCTGGATGTGTGGTCCAGCTGCTCATCACATTTGGTCTGGGGGGCACTGAGTGTGTCCTTCTGGCCATGATGGCCTATGATCGCTATGTTGCTATCTGCCAGCCCTTGCATTATTTCACCCTCATGTCTCCACagctgtgctgggcactggccAGCATATCCTGGTTTCTTGGTTTCAGCAACTCATTGATCCACACCCCTATCACCATGACCCTTCCCAGATGTGGGCACCACCGGATAAACCATTTCTACTGTGAGACACCCCAAATGATGCAGTTGGCCTGTGTGGACACCACAAATTACAAGAAGGAATTTATGATACTAAGTAGCATCTTccttgtttttcctctctcactGATCTTGGTCTCTTATGGGTGTATTGCCCATAGTGTGTTGAGGATACAGATACCTGGCAGGAGACAGAAGGCATTTGGGACATGTGGCTCTCATCTCACAGTGGTGTCCATCTTCTACAGCACTATCATCTATGTGTATGTAGCTCCAAAGCCTAAGCACTCTCCTGATGTGACCAAGTTTGTGGCACTGCTATATAATCTGATTCCTCCTTTGATGAATCCCATAATCTACACTCTGAGAAACAGAGAGGTCAAGGAAGCAATAAGAAAGCTGgtaatacagaaacagaaaagaaagaacatacATTTTTCCTAG